In Nymphalis io chromosome 9, ilAglIoxx1.1, whole genome shotgun sequence, the genomic window ACGTCTGATAAATATTGTCTAAGAAATCTGAATCTATCCGCGCCCGACGTAATTTACTCTATATTGTATGAGTTGAATGTCTGTGCATCTGCATGAATGAATTTGCATCATtagtcttttaatttataaacttttggactttggacttttttttttatagaataggaaggcggacgagcatatgggccacctgatgctaagtggtcaccaaacgcccttagacattggcattgtaagaaatgttaaccatcgcttacatcaccaatgcgccaccaaccttgggaactaagatgttatgtcccttgtgcctgtaattacaatggctcactcacccttcaaaccggaacacaacaataccaaatactgctgttttgcggtagaatatctgataagtgggtggtacctaccctgacgagcttgcacaaagctctaccaccagtaaaattgatattatgtaCTGATATTATGTCATagtgttttattacaaaataattacttctacatattatacttaatgTTTTAACTGGTGACGAATCTTTGTGTTGTACACAACAGGCCTACATACCTACAGGCCCGCCGGGGTTCAATCAATCGCCATATAAACTTTCTGCTCTTTTATCACTAATTCATATTTCTTAAAGCATAAAGTGATCATTTATCATTGGCCTATTTGTTTACCTATATACttaaacatataacaaaatttcgTTGATGTTATCGGTAATGGCAAGTATTCATTTCATTTccttgtaatatttgtattacttCTACAAGAATCATAAGCGAaacgtaaatattatgtaaaaacattaGTATTGGAGATATAGACACAATAATTGTCaattaaaatacctatttaaataacaaGTAAGCGTGTCTCGCTTCTTCCTAACACTATAACCTCAAAGCATTCGTAAGGTAATGTGTGAAAATTATCTTCAAGGGCAATTCAATATCCTGTTACGTAATCAAAATTCAAGCTGTGTCGGCTTgtaatgtatgttttaattagttaatattttattattattcgctactttatttattatagaagaatgttattaattcattttaattaaaccatCTTAGTACTCTCTAATTTAACCATACTGGTAATAAAACACAtagtattttaaagttattttaaacagttaatatttatatagaattaacaattattttaaaaaacagaaTATTAATCATACAAATTTCGGCCACGACAGCTATTCTTATCGAGAGTCAGTCTCTTTTGAGACTAACTGtaaataagatgttataatGCAAAAATGTGCAATCCTAGAAGTAATGTACAAAGGTACGTCAAGGTCAAGGGTACGCCAAGGACGTGCTTTCCGACGCTCTAAAGCACAACACTAAAATCTGGCTGCTACTAATAATTTCTTGAGAGAAAAATCCTTTTACTATTCGGCCCTGACTTTTAATTAGCCCTGAACTTCGTGTTCTGCATTAAAAAGGATTGCTACCAAGAATCAACGGCACAGTTGAAAATAATCGATAAATATTCAACAAACAGAAGATGCAACTGGATTGATTGGTTAattcaaataaagtattttcaagAGAACtaattcaaaaatgttttcaatttctAGGCGTTGACGTGTTCCTGCGTCGCGCTGCACTACCACAGCTACAATGGCGATGCGGACATCGGCATGCTGGTCACCGGTACCTTCATCGGCTACCTCATCATATTTGCTGGCGCTGCTGCTGGTAAGACTATTTTGCATATCTTAAAACGCTAAAAGTATCGAAATTGTCTGACTACTAAAATATCTTTTTGCATTGAAGTTACAAGACACCATTTCCGATTTTACTAAAACTATTTAGCTATACGTAATAACATGCACTTACTATACAAAACCCACCCATCTATGTATAACGTAGATGATcatagtttattgttttttttttattctgcaaaatgatatagttatatatattgttcacTGATAGTCAATAAGTAATTACAACTAACCGATGTCGCTTTTAAACTTCATAACTTGACAACAGTCAAGTTATTAGTCGAGTTACACTGGGGGTAAGAAGAacgtcatttatttataaatatataaaaagacgaTATGCCTCttgtttagaaaaataataatataggtacTTATTTCATCTGCAAATTTAGGGTAAAGCGTGTTTTCGAAGCAGGAACAATAGCATAATACAGAATCGAACTTGCAGCTTTTCGATCGCAAGGTTTCATCgccgtttaaataaaataatataattatgcacTGTGGAGGTATTATCATACATGATATagttatactttactttatactttattgtacaccacaaagagaagaAAAGGAAATACAAAATGGATTcagcataaatataataataataatcccaaactaagcaaagctatggaaaccagacaactgatatactacatatactacttttcttttgtaaatgcatacttatatagataattacacccggactcaggacaaacagacatcaCGGTGCACCACAtttcgtgcacacaaatgtctatcctgggtggtaatcgaacccacaaccttcggcgtgaaaggcaggtatctaccaaccacgccaaacggctcgtcattaataatagtaatatacaattttggcgaccttatcgctacatagcgatctcttccaggcaaccaacggagtaagtgataactcataggattatttataattatttttttaatcatttctaGGTTACGTGATGCAGACCCAGGCTCACAAACGCATCGATATTTTCTACTCGCTTGTGGGTGTTGCTCTGTTCGTTGCTAGCGGGGCTGTGTTGATTGACAGGTAATTTTGAAAAACACGCTAATCAAACTAAACAGGAGACTAATTGCCACTGACATTGAactatataaacacaaaatgctattttttacttttattactatTCGCTTTTGACTATTTATatctgaattaattaattaattcgatttagataataaaatcaaaatatacttaagtaATCCAAGTAGGCTTTTACAAGCAcctttgaatcgtaattttacaggactataacaaaagaaaatctGTAGGCTTCAAATAAATCATACAAAGTCACAatcttaaatatagtaaaatatacacATCGCTCTCACATCTTGTGAGAGtcgagagagagagagagagatggATATGTAGATATTTGGTAGaagtttaaaaaacattaatataatatcggtaatttttatatttcagattCCAGAACTATTCCAAATCCGAATTCAAGGACAAAAATTTGGCAAAGGCTTCGCTTTCAATTATCAACGGAGCCATTTTGCTTATTGATGCCGTTCTGACACAGCGTGGAGGCTAAAGCGCGTTATTTTCCATATAACCATTTACCTACATTTAGAGTCTCTAAaactttaacaaataatttgtcattaaaaaaaatggtttttataaatttacgattattaataattatttttcttgattTCGTATAAGCTCATCTGtgcatttgatatttattattgtaaacgcTTTACGTGTGCGTGTTTAAATGTAAGATTCATCGTAAAACATCAACTTGTCAAAatgatctataaaatataatgtgccTTGATATCattccattaataaaaaatacagtttacaaatatttaagaatCAACAAACAAGCTTTAAGAAATAACCCAGAGTTACAATTTCGTCCATAGATAGATTAagggtttatattttttgtatgtctgTATTTAAAACATAGGATATAGGTGTGCTGttctttgttaatttataatctgtataacttgtaataataaaaaaatactacagcTAGTCTTCCATGTACAAATGATAcgcaaacttttttttttgtacacatAATAGACAAGCACTTGACCGTTGAATTGCCTGATCTTAAGTTTagtcacggtctaggatgtagcgcgCCTGCCCAGAAGGAACCCGTTTACCctggatttaaagacaccaacattgtacctatcaggaaatatggaCTCAGGAAAAGCATTCCACACTTTTGCATTGCGAATAAtaaatgtggattcaaagcgcttcgtacgtaggcggggaagtTCCACTGTGTATCTACGGCgttttggtcgcgtttgcctagCCGAAGTGATGCcaccacacgtcgatgttcgaGACTTTGGAgtctagactcgaccaatgtgtCGTCTCCTATCAGCCTGTCTTGAATACCATAATTTCGTTTATTATACAGTGTagaatacagataatatattgtttttgttatgctAATATTAAGAAGGATTTAATGTAACTCGGATTAGATGTACGGGAAAACTTCAAATATCTACTGTGTATTGATATTTATCAAAGAGAATAGACCATATGTACCTTTTAAAAACCAAACAATTCTAAATACACAcaagtttttgatatttttcttGCATTTTATGTAACCACCAATATTTTAGAACTGttttaataaatgcaatttatttttaatatgttttttttctcatCACATAAAACtgtcatataattatgtaatatataattatatagcagTTTTATACGCCATCGCCATAGattcatacattttattgtatccTATGTTTCGACTGAGATGCGTTAGCGGTAATCATATTCTAATCAGTATGTAGTTCTCACATaaagacaattttaatataaattattacactaTACATAATGAAAGATTTGaatatgcaattaaatatttatttatcttcttaATTTGATTTAGAATTGATCTATTTACATTAACGGTGAGAACACCAAAgctaaaatgatttaaaaacaatgtaataaGAGGTGAATGTGAGATCTTTAAAATTACAGATTGTCTATGAATATCTTAAAGATCATAGATTATCgaccatttttaatatatatatacatataattgcgGATACGTATGTAGAGCCTGCTTATAGAAAGAGAAAGTattgtatttgttgttttttttggtTTCACGCAAAAGCGAATCTGAAGCTATATAAGACgacatttaatttaacactACAGATCTATACCACCGAAATCGTGTATTGTTTCGGTCTATAAAGTTAGGCTTGTAGCACTCtccataaacaatttaaatgcaaaaattCATATTAATTCGTTACTGAGTGaaaaaagaacaaagtaaaTTTGCGCAATTGAACAAGTAAGcactttagttttttttgtattaaaacctAAATTATTTGATCTTAAACAATTTTGAGCTTCtgataatatattgattacatatttttttctttaataaagtaACATATAAGAAAGGaggtcatatatttatttaaaaaagaaagaaactAAAATTAATCTCTACCTCCTTTTAGATCGAGATTTTTCTTCCCATTTATTAGGACACTTGATAAATCaatgtattaaatgtatataaatcattttttcaaataattttaatgaaaataatataaaaataggtaaTATATTTAGGTTCCCCATAGTGTGtactgtactggtggtagagctttgtgcaagttcgtctgggtaggttccacccactcatcagatattctaccgcaaaacagcagtacttggtattgttgtgttccggtttgaagggtgagtgagccagtgtaattacaaaggtagggacataacaccttagttcccaaggttggtggcgcattgatgatataagcgattgttaacatttcttaccaatgccaatgtctatgggcgttggcgaccacttaccatgaggtggtccatatgctcgtccgccttcctattttataaaaaaaaacattacttctATGTACATCTGAATAAATAATCGgaatatacatttcaattttttaaatctaagttGTAGTTTTAAGTACGAACTTAGTCTCTTAAATCTACAGAGAAGTAAAACAGTATAGTAGTTCATTTATTAGTGTATAAACACAAAGTTACTCCACAGAGCGGCcgaaaattattaagtttaatgAACCAACTAAATTTGTTCTACTGAGTTTATAAGCCTATTTCCttactttatatattcaatgtGAACCATTTAAACTATAGTAAAGATTAATCGCttcatttaaatcattaatccaattgataatgaacatttcacatttaacataattataaatatttttatcaatgtatTACAATTACagtactttatatacatattgagaagtgttttataattaagataCAAACAATAGTCCACGCCTAATTGAATAACAAATTACTAtgtcgtaaataaaataataataataatatatacacaataagtaaataaatctaCATACTAATCAAATGTTTGCGGCACTCTGACAAAACTAATGAAACCTCCCATACTCCATTTACACATGCGTGCTCGTGATTCGCATCGCCGCTCGACGAATTGTTTGTTATAACATTCAAGAGCTTTATACTGACACGAGTGCTCGTTTACATTCGCACTAGTTCGCTTAGCCACTCAATTCCTTTTGTTTCGTGTACAAAAGACCGAACCCGACGCGAGCATTCTGGCGAGGCGTAACACGAGGCGGAAGAAGAGCATTCGTTTACACATGCGTGCTCCTGATTCGTTTCGAAACGCGCAAAGGTGTAAATGCGGTATTAGCTATAAGCAGCGATAGGTGTGTactgaaaagaaatatattcaaaaaatatgatGGAAGTATACGAATCCAACGTCTCATTTAAAGTGTGATAATAATTACCACCAgtgtcataataattaaaaatgaaaaatataacaatattgctTACGTTGTTTGAATTTGGAAAATTTTTAAACGGTTCAGAAATAATTAATCAAGCAGCTATTATCGCAAATCAAGTATACACATATAATCGCTTGACGTCCGTTGTTTGGTGGCATAGTGACCAAAATAACGTAACACATTTTCTGAAAAAATTTAAAGGTACAGTAGTTACAGTTAACATTATTGACTATGACCAATTTAAGGacatacattttcataaaactgtattatatcATCAAACTGTTTTCTTTGCCCACGCTCCAGATGAGTTTGAATATTTTCTCGAAATGATAAACCAAGCTACTATTGTTCCAATACGTGTGATTATgattttgacaaataaaaaaactgaatcAGTCGATACATTCACTAAAATAGCCTGGAAAAACGATGTcggtgatattattatattaagaatcgATACAAAAGGTAAAATCAGATATTCAACATATAAACCCTATGGAAACGGAGCTTGTGCTAATTATACAGCACTTGATTTGAATATTAACACGAAATTGAACAAGTCATTCTTTATAAGGAAATACAATAACTTTCATAATTGTCCTATTCGAGTAACGGCTCTTCATTTCATACCTTACGTTGAATTGACAAAACAAAATCATACTATTACTGAAGTTGGTGGTGTTGACGGCATTCTACTGAAGTTACTACTGGAAAGACTGAATTCTTCgttagatataaatttatacaaaaatcgtAGTTCAGGCTCTAATACAAACACAGCTGATTTTTTGGACGACTTAGTAAACAACGTTGCAGATATAATAATACCTGGCCTGATCTGGACTACAAAAAGATATTCTGTTGTACAAGTATCCTATGTATATAATAGCATAAATGTAGTTTGGTGTTTGCCCAATCGTCGCGAAATACTCGAGTGGGCTAAAATTCTTCTGCCCTTTATCAACGTGTCAACGCTACTTATTATAGCGGGATTTTTCGTTATGTTTCTCTTAATGAAGCTCGttaataaaattgcaaataGTTCAGATTCtgacataatttttaaaatgctgGGATTATTTCTcggtcaaaatataaattactgttCACGTTACTGGCTAAAAAACAGCTTGTATAATTTTTGGATTTGGTTCTGTATAATTGTTCGTATATCATATCAAGGGAATCTTATCGAAGGTTTACAAAAAACTATCTTAGAACCGAAAATATCTACATTGGACCAAGCGATGCGAGTTGTAGATGGAGTTGGTGGTTCGGGAGCATTTCTAGAATATTATCGCAATAcgtcaattgaaaataaatttataaagttgaAACTGACGAATGTTTCAAGTTACATCAAAGATATTGGAGCCGGTAAAAGATTTTTGCTTGTGGCTGATTTGTTGcagttaaaattttacaaccAAGCTATACAAATTCTAGATGAACGTGTAACGGCCATGCCAATAAGTCTTAGTATGCGGCCTCGTTGGCCGGCTTCTTCTGAAGTTTCTCTTGTTATTAGACAAATAGTAGAATCAGGGCTCTACGCGAAAATGAAGAACGATATAATCCTGAAATCATTATTACGGtatgataaattaaacaaaatagatGACTCTTTAAAACCAATGGGAATGGAGATATTAAAATCCTGTTTCTATGGACTTATTTGCATGTACATAATAAGTTCAATCGTGtttgttatagaaatattatggagtaagtataaaataaaaaaaatatgtcatattaatattgattaaaactCTAAAAAATAcgttacataaacaaaatagaGGAAACTTATAATAtaggaaaaaatatacattattttactacctgtctttattaaatatgtagaatataagattaaattttagttGAAAACGGTATTTTGTGAAAAAGTtagatttatcaaataaaaaatttatattaaagattttttttctttgttgatTTTATAAAGCTACATACATATGACGATAACGTTATAAAATGTTCAGATGTTCTgttttaaagaaacaaatttaataaatataagtaaacttcttatttgttttttcaaaattatttcttcatttgtttttatttttaacaaactgttttaaatttaacttctaatttatttttaatgtcactTTTGAGTTTGAATAGAGAAGATATTGTCATCTCGGTCTGACGTctgtttatatgtaaatgtatagaAATGTAGACATTTTCATATCGACTCGCccgataaaattatatgttcttagaaacaaaatatgtaaatgcaATCGAAAACGATTTATATACGGAATACACAAACTCTATCAACATTTAAAGAACATTGAAACTGTGCTCGGTTACCAATGTAtcccatattttatataagacaaatatatattatataaagaaaactgGTTGGCATTATGACTTTCGAGTTACCGATAGCAGATTTGACTCTTActtattagaaattattttactacCAACCAATATAAGGTAAGGACAAATAACTGCCTTCTTGTTTCTTCTCCAAgatatattaatctaaataatataccttttcttactgcttcgttggtctagtagcttgatctaaggccacagatccggaggtcctgggttcaattcccagatcgggccaatgaaaaggtattgggtttttctgtcagaaaattctcagtagcagcccggagtttggaagttagaagtgtgtaaattcccgtgcctcagaaagcacgtaaagccgttggtcctgcgcctgaactcttcccggtgtcggattgccgtcccatcggattatgggagttaaggaatagagagtgcacctatgtttgtactcacacttgtgcactataatatctcctgcgcagttggctaatctttgttgagattggccgccgtggccgaatttggtctggaggacattatattatattatatccgaaataatattattaatgttttgcaTTTTTCTGaagttttgcatacacgttatcagggggGGGGGGTCAGAAACGGACAAAGGCCACCCCGCCCCTCACACGCGAGCGAagtcgcgggcggaaactagttatcTTTAAAGTCGTTAGTTTTACAGTACCCAATATCGCACTtactttataattgtttatacgTTTCTGAGAACCTATTTTAATAGAGTTTATCCTCTTATACATTATCCTACAATATAGTATTACGAATCCAGTTCGACAGAGAGTatagtattgtattgtatatttattcttCTTTAAGTATGTCGTCAAAATTTctacaacaatattttatgcTATTCTACAATATTAGGTTTACATCTCTTTTTTACTTCTTAATGACTTGATATAAGTTctacagttatatattttatgttagaatcaccaaaaataattatatgtttattaagtctatataattttaaaagtatatttatgcgATTTCTTCATAttgtattctgtaagaattcagttcattactcactcgtgaaatattgacaaccgaatTACGGTGATGGTTACCTACACTATTTTGTTACatgaattattgaaatgttatgattatttcggtcaatgtcgcatatcatttttgacatttcacgaccgttttttgTGGTAACTGGTAAGTTTCAAATTTGTTCTCACAGTATAGCCCTACTGATCTGACGTATGCcacaataaaacattaaaagaaaatagcTTTGTTTCAAACTATTTCAACACAACACAAGCACAATAACGTGGCTAACCGCAACGTAACgtactttacttataaaaagttTGTTAGCTATCAATGaaccatatatatttttttctttactgaACAAACTAGCGGTTAGAAATATGACTAACTAGTTAAAAAGGCgtctttgattaaaatatttgtcagtAGGTTATGTACGAGTAGGGTCTGTGCCGATAAACgttatagtaataaatacgAACATAGAATAAGTTGTTGAAGTTAAATATGAGCTGAGTTTTTTAATCAATGATctttaatacaataatgtatGAGTATTGTTACAGTTCATAAAAACAAGTACAtccaaatacataaaaacacataacgtacattattattattattgattaccAAATTAtgcaaaacaatatattttaaggaaTCAACACAATTGTTTTAACCACTTAACTCTCCTCTAAGCAAGAATGGATTTTTAAGTGACAGCTCTTATTGGATCCATAACagataatgaatattaaatattttctataatattttattataatctaaagAAACATAAAAGGTGAAGTTTAATGTTGCGCCAACTttgttttaactattttatagaAACTTACAAAAGTACTATCTCGCGATATGGCAGTTCTTACAAATGTTTATAACGACTGATCTATTAAttagtaagtaataataaaaatagtcaatACTGTAAGTAATATATGATAATGTAAGGATGAAATATACGGATGCATATTTTATCATCTcaattattctattctatacGCCTAGCAGAGAGACATGTTTTCATGCAAATGAAATTTGTGGTGCGCGTTATCTCTGGGACGTATCTTTAATAACCATAAATCAACAAATCGAATCGTAGCAATTATTTATAACCTAGAAAAACCCTCGGTTTCAATTTTCCTGTTAAgagattaaaatgttttatgtccACATACCAGAAATTGTCAAATTCATCCGCCATCATAATCTTTTGtatgcatgaaattatatattaattatataattaatatataatttcatcttaatctatagaattaaaaaactCTTTCTTCtcttttaagaataaatttaagaatattagttttcgattaattattatttattattacaatattttgaatACTAACTTAATGTACATGGTGTACCATCTTGACAATGTCATCGGATCTtctcctgcgcctggtcggggaacttttcccccatccaggtgagcatgtccctccacagatggtccctcgctccatgattgacgacacagtggctccaccactgatcacggagcgggagatggaggtggccttcgaccgcttgagggccaaaaacactgcgccgggcccagacgggattccagggcgtgttctatgtgacgctctggaatacctaggcgtaaggcttcgggagctgttcgaccaatgtctgtgcagcgggcagtttccgaagccttggaaagagggaaagttagtcttgttgccaaagcaaggtcgaccgccagattcttcctcggcatacaggccgattgtgctgctgaacgagacgggcaaattcttcgaaaaaattctcgctgcccgtcttattcagcacctcgacgaggtggggccgggtctgtcagaggctcagtacgggttcagggcgggtcgatcaactatcgacgccctggatgccctgaaaacccggaccacggatgcggtggcccgaggggacgtagttctggcggtatcgatagatgttgcgaacgccttcaatagtcttcctttcgagactattggggaggcactccgataccacggggtgccttcctatctcaggaggctgttgggggcatacctccaggaccgggtagtcctctgggaggggggcgatgggcgtcttgtccggcgtcgggtaggctgtggcgttccacaggggtcagttctcggcccaattctgtggaacgttggcttcgactggctcctgcggacatccgtccttcccagaatgggggtgttgtgctatgcggacgacactctcatcacggcgacagggcggaattatcaggaggcggctcgcctggccgaagtcggtacgtcgctcacagtggaccgcataggaatgttgggcttgagggtctccatctcaaaaacggaggccctcttattccacggtccacgtcgaggcccccctcgaggggcgtttatcaccgtccaggggacgatgattaaggtgcaggcccacatgaagtatctgggcctgaccctggacggaagatggagcttcgggcagcattttgtccaacttggcccgaagctcatcaacgctgctgctgccttaagccggctcctaccaaatgtaggagggccggaaacgccatgccggcgattatacgctggtgttgtgcggtccatggctctgtacggtgctcccatctgggtggacgctctcaccgctcggaacaaggttctcttgcgaaggccgcagagaatcatagcggtgagggtgatacgcggatatcgtacggtgtcgtggacggcggcaacacttctcgcgggcgatccgccttgggagctccaggcggaggtgctcgcggaagtgtaccggttccgggcggaagtgaggtcgcgtggcgaccgtccagggttggaggaggtgctgcgaatcaggactctcgcccagcaagccctgattcgcaggtgggagga contains:
- the LOC126770679 gene encoding uncharacterized protein LOC126770679 — its product is MAISRLSIIKFLELALTCSCVALHYHSYNGDADIGMLVTGTFIGYLIIFAGAAAGYVMQTQAHKRIDIFYSLVGVALFVASGAVLIDRFQNYSKSEFKDKNLAKASLSIINGAILLIDAVLTQRGG
- the LOC126770905 gene encoding uncharacterized protein LOC126770905, translating into MKNITILLTLFEFGKFLNGSEIINQAAIIANQVYTYNRLTSVVWWHSDQNNVTHFLKKFKGTVVTVNIIDYDQFKDIHFHKTVLYHQTVFFAHAPDEFEYFLEMINQATIVPIRVIMILTNKKTESVDTFTKIAWKNDVGDIIILRIDTKGKIRYSTYKPYGNGACANYTALDLNINTKLNKSFFIRKYNNFHNCPIRVTALHFIPYVELTKQNHTITEVGGVDGILLKLLLERLNSSLDINLYKNRSSGSNTNTADFLDDLVNNVADIIIPGLIWTTKRYSVVQVSYVYNSINVVWCLPNRREILEWAKILLPFINVSTLLIIAGFFVMFLLMKLVNKIANSSDSDIIFKMLGLFLGQNINYCSRYWLKNSLYNFWIWFCIIVRISYQGNLIEGLQKTILEPKISTLDQAMRVVDGVGGSGAFLEYYRNTSIENKFIKLKLTNVSSYIKDIGAGKRFLLVADLLQLKFYNQAIQILDERVTAMPISLSMRPRWPASSEVSLVIRQIVESGLYAKMKNDIILKSLLRYDKLNKIDDSLKPMGMEILKSCFYGLICMYIISSIVFVIEILWSKYKI